Proteins from one Blattabacterium cuenoti genomic window:
- a CDS encoding ABC transporter permease has translation MNFEWFFSKKTIWKDCSKNKILRTIVIITQTTISFGIIIIILTFSIGFGFKKIIKNKFLNIRGQIIVENKNSFFYKKNQKFYLKKYFDYNFIKQIHGIIENNIIIGNNNTIGRYIYKGLYQDYNPIFFQYFLIKGNFYNKKKNYNYNNNVILSKKISQSLKLDIGSNIKIDFIFFKKKGIPVILSKNFIVSGLYETGIPEFDNLYIIGNIKDIQKIYGYKQDLFKKFEIFLYSFHKKNIEKKILKKVSNNFLIQNIYDHNNYDILEWINIFDINIIVISFIVFISLVINMIVFILILLLERIRTIGILKTLGARNKVIHKIFIFYILQIFIPSLIIGNSIGITLLILQKKFHLISLNKIQYFVEYVPIDINIIHIFIINASIILICFVTIFFPIFFIINKISTIKVIEFE, from the coding sequence TTGAATTTTGAATGGTTTTTTTCTAAAAAAACAATTTGGAAAGATTGTAGTAAAAATAAAATACTTAGAACAATAGTAATTATTACTCAAACAACAATATCTTTTGGTATAATTATTATAATTTTAACATTTTCTATAGGATTTGGATTTAAGAAAATCATAAAAAATAAATTTTTAAATATTAGAGGACAAATTATTGTTGAAAATAAAAATTCATTTTTTTATAAAAAAAATCAAAAATTTTATTTAAAAAAATATTTTGATTATAATTTTATTAAACAAATTCATGGAATTATTGAAAATAATATAATTATTGGAAATAATAATACAATAGGAAGATATATATATAAAGGATTGTATCAAGATTATAATCCTATTTTTTTTCAATATTTTTTAATTAAGGGGAATTTTTACAATAAAAAAAAAAATTATAACTACAATAACAACGTTATTTTATCAAAAAAAATATCCCAATCATTAAAATTAGATATTGGATCAAATATAAAAATCGATTTTATTTTTTTCAAAAAAAAAGGTATTCCTGTTATATTATCCAAAAATTTTATAGTATCTGGTTTATATGAAACAGGTATTCCAGAATTTGATAATTTATACATCATTGGAAATATAAAAGATATTCAAAAAATTTATGGATATAAACAAGATTTATTTAAAAAATTTGAAATTTTTTTATATTCTTTTCATAAAAAAAATATTGAAAAAAAAATTTTAAAAAAAGTATCTAATAATTTTTTAATTCAAAATATTTATGATCATAATAACTATGATATTCTAGAATGGATAAATATATTTGATATAAATATTATCGTGATTAGTTTTATTGTTTTTATATCATTGGTAATAAATATGATTGTGTTTATTTTAATACTGCTTTTAGAAAGAATTAGAACTATAGGTATTTTAAAAACTTTAGGAGCTAGAAACAAGGTTATACATAAAATATTTATATTTTATATTTTACAAATATTTATTCCATCATTAATTATAGGAAATTCTATAGGAATTACTTTATTAATTCTGCAAAAAAAATTTCATTTAATATCACTAAATAAAATACAATATTTTGTAGAATATGTTCCAATTGATATTAATATAATTCATATTTTTATTATTAATGCATCTATTATTTTGATTTGTTTTGTTACAATATTTTTTCCTATTTTTTTTATTATTAATAAAATTTCTACTATTAAAGTAATAGAATTTGAATAA
- the dnaB gene encoding replicative DNA helicase, which yields MNWIQQVEENNFYSKKEKIPPQALDLEEAIIGAIMIDKKGLDEVIDILFPEVFYKKKHQYIFESVQKLYHNSKPIDLYTVSNELNKSGKLELIGGELYLIKLTQKVISSAHIEYHSRIVLQKFILRKLISISSDIIQKCYEKSTDIFDLLDYAESKLFEINQKYFVTKKYETTQGLIKKAIDKIKKVEKEGLSGISSGFYKMDKIISGWQNSDLIILASRPGMGKTTFMLSMVKNIVIEQKIPVLIFSLEMSSIQLITKLISSETGISSEKIKKANLDKFDWECLNNKTKNLKNAPLFIDDTPSLSIFSFRTKCRRLISQHGVKLIFIDYLQLMVINDNGSKLQNREQEISVISRNLKSLAKELDIPIIALSQLSRAVETRGGSKRPLLSDLRESGAIEQDADIVLFIYRPEYYGFKIWDSDENNDSCIGQAEIIIAKHRNGGLDKFRLKFISDQAKFVNLEEEKSSSLIWEEDYKNNFLDLENSFMSSYDDFDKNYPKYNSNNENYLDEDIK from the coding sequence ATGAATTGGATACAACAAGTAGAAGAAAATAATTTTTATTCTAAAAAAGAAAAAATACCTCCTCAAGCATTAGATTTAGAAGAAGCTATAATAGGAGCTATTATGATAGATAAAAAAGGATTAGATGAAGTTATTGATATACTTTTTCCTGAAGTTTTTTATAAAAAAAAACATCAATATATTTTTGAATCTGTACAAAAATTATATCATAATTCTAAACCAATTGATTTATATACAGTTTCAAATGAACTTAATAAAAGTGGAAAATTAGAATTAATAGGAGGAGAGTTATATTTGATAAAATTAACACAAAAAGTTATTTCTTCTGCACATATAGAGTATCATAGTAGGATTGTATTACAAAAGTTTATTTTAAGAAAATTAATTAGTATATCTTCTGATATTATTCAAAAATGTTATGAAAAAAGTACAGATATATTTGATCTTTTAGATTATGCAGAATCTAAACTTTTTGAAATAAATCAAAAATATTTTGTTACAAAAAAATATGAAACAACTCAAGGTTTAATAAAAAAAGCTATTGATAAAATAAAAAAAGTAGAAAAAGAAGGATTAAGTGGAATTTCTTCTGGATTTTATAAAATGGATAAAATAATATCTGGATGGCAAAATTCTGATTTAATTATATTAGCATCTAGACCTGGAATGGGGAAAACAACTTTTATGTTATCAATGGTTAAAAATATTGTAATAGAACAAAAAATTCCGGTTTTAATTTTTTCATTAGAAATGTCTTCTATTCAATTAATAACAAAATTAATTTCATCAGAAACTGGTATTTCTTCAGAAAAAATAAAAAAAGCTAATTTAGATAAATTCGATTGGGAATGTTTAAATAATAAAACAAAAAATTTAAAAAATGCACCTTTATTTATAGATGATACACCTTCTTTATCTATATTTTCTTTTCGTACAAAATGTCGTAGGTTAATATCTCAACATGGAGTAAAATTAATATTCATAGATTATTTACAATTAATGGTTATTAATGATAATGGATCTAAATTGCAAAATAGAGAACAAGAAATATCAGTTATTTCTAGAAATTTAAAATCTCTAGCTAAGGAACTTGATATTCCTATTATAGCTTTATCTCAACTTTCTAGAGCTGTTGAAACAAGAGGTGGAAGTAAACGGCCTTTATTATCTGATTTACGTGAATCAGGTGCAATAGAACAAGATGCAGATATAGTTTTATTTATTTATAGACCTGAATATTATGGATTTAAAATTTGGGATTCTGATGAAAATAATGATTCTTGTATTGGTCAAGCCGAAATTATAATAGCTAAACATAGAAATGGAGGATTAGATAAATTTCGTTTAAAATTTATAAGTGATCAAGCAAAATTTGTAAATTTAGAAGAAGAAAAATCTTCTTCATTAATTTGGGAAGAAGATTATAAAAATAATTTTTTAGATTTAGAAAACTCTTTTATGTCGTCTTATGATGATTTTGACAAAAATTACCCAAAATATAATTCAAATAATGAAAATTATTTAGATGAAGATATAAAATAA
- a CDS encoding acetyl-CoA carboxylase carboxyltransferase subunit alpha: protein MEYLDFERPIQEIKNQYLNCILIEEKSGINMKEVCNQLQSKLEKTIKKLHSNLTPWQRVQLSRHPNRPYTLDYIEFITKKDSFIELHGDRYFGDDKAIVGGFGKIEDHTFMLIGTQKGRNTKDRQYRRFGMPNPEGYRKALRLMKLAEKFRKPIITFIDTPGAFPGIEAEKRGQGEAIGKNIYEMMCLKVPIIVLIIGEGASGGALGIGIGDKISMMENSWFSVISPESCSTILWGKWDKKEKSAESLKLTAEDMYKLNFIDDIIKEPLGGAHFYPKKAFKLVKKQIIKYYKQLSIINIESIIKKRKDKYISIGFFDENI, encoded by the coding sequence ATGGAATACTTAGATTTTGAAAGACCGATACAAGAAATTAAAAATCAATATCTTAATTGTATTTTAATAGAAGAAAAAAGTGGTATAAATATGAAAGAGGTTTGTAATCAATTACAATCCAAATTAGAAAAAACAATTAAAAAATTACATAGTAATTTAACTCCTTGGCAAAGAGTTCAATTATCTAGACATCCAAATAGACCTTATACTTTAGATTATATAGAATTTATAACAAAAAAAGATTCTTTTATAGAATTACATGGAGATCGATATTTTGGAGATGATAAAGCAATAGTAGGAGGTTTTGGAAAAATAGAAGATCATACTTTTATGTTAATAGGAACACAAAAAGGAAGAAATACTAAGGATAGACAATATAGAAGATTTGGAATGCCTAATCCTGAAGGATATAGAAAAGCATTACGTTTGATGAAACTAGCAGAAAAATTTCGTAAACCTATTATTACTTTTATTGATACACCTGGAGCCTTTCCTGGAATTGAAGCAGAAAAAAGAGGTCAAGGAGAAGCTATTGGAAAAAATATTTATGAAATGATGTGTTTAAAAGTTCCTATAATTGTTTTAATTATAGGAGAAGGAGCTAGTGGTGGGGCTTTAGGAATTGGAATAGGTGATAAAATTTCTATGATGGAAAATTCATGGTTTTCTGTTATTTCTCCTGAAAGTTGTTCTACAATACTTTGGGGAAAATGGGATAAAAAAGAAAAATCAGCAGAATCATTAAAATTAACAGCAGAAGATATGTATAAATTAAATTTTATAGATGATATTATTAAAGAACCTTTAGGAGGAGCTCATTTTTATCCAAAAAAAGCTTTTAAATTAGTAAAAAAACAAATTATAAAATATTATAAACAATTATCTATTATTAATATAGAATCTATTATTAAAAAAAGAAAAGATAAGTATATATCTATAGGTTTTTTTGATGAAAATATTTAA
- a CDS encoding succinate dehydrogenase/fumarate reductase iron-sulfur subunit, whose product MKKFMKFELKIWRQKNNESKGFFKTYQVIDISPNSSFLEMLDILNNQLIKKYKYKEEYYNSPIAFDHDCREGICGMCSLYINGRAHGPDNLITTCQLHMRRFHDGETIYIEPWRSKTFPIIKDLIVDRSSFDRIIISGGFISVNTLGKTIDGNMIPISKNESDKAFDAAICIGCGACVAACKNRSAMLFVSAKVSQFSLLPQGKIERKKRVLKMVNKMDEEGFGSCTNTKTCEIECPKGISTEYISMMNNEYIRSFTI is encoded by the coding sequence ATGAAAAAATTTATGAAGTTTGAATTAAAAATATGGAGACAAAAAAATAATGAAAGTAAAGGGTTTTTTAAAACTTATCAAGTTATTGATATATCTCCTAATAGTTCTTTTTTAGAAATGCTAGATATTTTAAATAATCAACTTATAAAAAAATATAAATATAAAGAAGAATATTATAATTCTCCAATAGCATTTGATCACGATTGTCGTGAAGGTATTTGTGGTATGTGTTCTTTATATATTAATGGAAGGGCTCATGGTCCAGATAATTTAATTACGACTTGTCAATTACATATGCGTCGTTTTCATGATGGTGAAACTATATATATTGAACCTTGGAGATCTAAAACTTTTCCTATTATTAAAGATCTTATTGTAGATAGATCTTCTTTTGATAGAATTATCATATCAGGTGGATTTATTTCTGTAAATACATTAGGAAAAACAATAGATGGAAATATGATTCCTATTTCAAAAAATGAATCTGATAAAGCTTTTGATGCAGCAATATGTATTGGATGTGGGGCATGTGTGGCCGCATGTAAAAATAGATCTGCTATGTTATTTGTTTCTGCAAAAGTTTCACAATTTTCATTATTACCTCAAGGGAAAATAGAAAGAAAAAAAAGGGTATTGAAAATGGTGAATAAAATGGATGAAGAAGGATTTGGTTCTTGTACTAATACAAAAACATGTGAAATAGAATGTCCAAAAGGAATATCTACAGAATATATTTCTATGATGAATAATGAATATATACGTTCATTTACTATTTAA
- a CDS encoding fumarate reductase/succinate dehydrogenase flavoprotein subunit — MIKNSLKLNSKIPEGTISKKWENHKSYLKLVSPNNRSNIEIIVIGTGLSGGSACASLSELGYKVKAFCYQDSPRRAHSVAAQGGINASKNYKGDNDSIYKLFYDTIKGGDYRSREANVYRLAEISSNIIDQCVAQGVPFARDYAGYLETRSFGGTQVSRTFYAKGQTGQQLLLSCYSAMSRQIGKGRIKMYNRHEMLDLVVIDGTARGIIARNLISGEIEKHTAHAVVIASGGYGNVFFLSTNAMGSNASAIWKVHKKGGFFANPCYTQIHPTCIPIHGNYQSKLTLMSESLRNDGRIWVPKKLEDAISIRNGEKKPTDIKEENRDYYLERRYPSFGNLVPRDVASRASKERCDKGFGIENNEKKEGVFLDFSFSIDKYGKEKINEIGIKSYKNLKIKSLGEKVLESKYGNLFHMYEKITNQNPYKNPMKIYPAVHYTMGGLWVDYNLMSSIPGCYVIGEANFSDHGANRLGASALMQGLADGYFILPYTIADYLSIYVKNPKKISIKHEEFNKSEKNVKNRIKKLFQNNGNTTVDFFHKKLGNIMWEYVGMSRNHTGLYKAIKNIQELRNEFWKNVFIPGKIEDGLNSELEKAGRVADFLELGELIAMDALNRKESCGSHFRDEFQTKEGEALRDDIHYKYVSVWKNKENQSISNEIMYKENLNYNFIKMQSRSYK, encoded by the coding sequence ATGATTAAAAATTCTTTAAAATTAAATTCAAAAATTCCAGAAGGTACTATTAGTAAAAAATGGGAGAATCATAAATCTTATTTAAAATTAGTATCACCTAATAATAGATCTAATATAGAAATTATTGTTATAGGAACTGGATTATCTGGTGGATCTGCTTGTGCTTCTTTGTCTGAATTAGGATATAAAGTGAAAGCTTTTTGTTATCAAGATTCTCCTAGAAGAGCACATTCTGTAGCCGCTCAAGGTGGAATTAATGCTTCTAAAAATTATAAAGGAGATAATGATTCTATTTATAAACTTTTTTATGATACAATCAAAGGAGGGGATTATAGATCTAGAGAAGCCAATGTTTATCGGTTAGCAGAAATTTCTTCTAATATTATTGATCAATGTGTAGCTCAAGGAGTACCATTTGCTCGTGATTATGCTGGATATTTAGAAACTAGATCTTTTGGTGGAACACAAGTTTCTAGAACATTCTACGCTAAAGGACAAACCGGTCAACAACTTTTATTATCTTGTTATTCTGCTATGTCTAGACAAATAGGTAAAGGTAGAATAAAAATGTATAATCGTCATGAAATGCTTGATTTAGTAGTTATAGATGGTACAGCTAGAGGAATTATTGCTAGAAATCTTATTTCTGGAGAAATAGAAAAACATACAGCACACGCTGTGGTTATAGCATCAGGAGGATATGGAAATGTATTTTTTTTATCAACTAATGCAATGGGATCTAATGCAAGTGCTATATGGAAAGTTCATAAAAAAGGAGGATTTTTTGCTAATCCTTGTTATACACAAATACATCCTACTTGTATTCCAATTCATGGAAATTATCAATCTAAATTAACATTGATGTCTGAATCATTAAGAAATGATGGAAGAATATGGGTGCCAAAAAAATTAGAAGATGCTATTTCCATACGAAATGGAGAAAAAAAACCTACAGATATAAAGGAAGAAAATAGAGATTATTATTTAGAAAGACGTTATCCTTCATTTGGAAATCTTGTACCAAGAGATGTTGCATCTCGAGCATCTAAAGAACGTTGTGATAAGGGATTTGGAATAGAGAATAATGAAAAAAAAGAAGGCGTATTTTTAGATTTTTCTTTTTCTATAGATAAATATGGAAAAGAAAAAATCAATGAAATTGGAATAAAATCATATAAAAATTTAAAAATTAAATCTTTAGGAGAAAAAGTTCTAGAATCTAAATATGGAAATTTATTTCATATGTATGAAAAAATAACTAATCAAAATCCTTATAAAAATCCTATGAAAATTTATCCTGCGGTTCATTATACAATGGGAGGTTTATGGGTAGATTATAATTTAATGTCTTCTATACCTGGATGTTATGTAATAGGAGAGGCAAATTTTTCAGATCATGGAGCGAATAGACTTGGAGCATCTGCATTAATGCAAGGTTTAGCTGATGGATATTTTATTTTACCATATACTATAGCAGATTATTTATCTATATATGTAAAGAATCCAAAAAAAATATCTATAAAGCATGAAGAATTCAATAAATCAGAAAAAAATGTAAAAAATAGAATTAAAAAACTTTTTCAAAATAATGGAAATACGACAGTTGATTTTTTTCATAAAAAACTTGGAAATATTATGTGGGAATATGTAGGAATGAGTAGAAATCATACAGGTTTATATAAAGCTATTAAAAATATACAAGAACTTCGTAATGAATTTTGGAAAAATGTTTTTATTCCTGGAAAAATTGAAGATGGATTAAATTCTGAATTAGAAAAAGCAGGAAGGGTTGCAGATTTTTTAGAATTAGGTGAATTAATAGCTATGGATGCTTTAAATAGAAAAGAATCTTGTGGTAGTCATTTTAGAGATGAATTTCAAACAAAAGAAGGAGAAGCTCTTCGTGATGATATTCATTATAAATACGTTTCTGTATGGAAAAATAAAGAAAATCAATCTATTAGTAATGAAATTATGTATAAAGAAAATTTAAATTATAATTTTATTAAAATGCAATCACGATCTTATAAATAA
- a CDS encoding succinate dehydrogenase cytochrome b subunit: protein MNQCKYNFFQSSIGKKVVMATTGIFLMIFLLLHLSVNIFLFSGEKSFNEAVDFMRKNLFIRIMEYVLFIGFLIHILFGIKLHLQNKKVKGKINYAVNYYFTTSFSSRTMIYTGILILCFLILHIINFMIPMKYSNNNHISDYEIVISLFKNPLYTFIYVFSFFILGIHLNHGFQSSFQSLGLSNKNRLIWIQKLGFFYFLFICCGFSIIAIWFFFNGN, encoded by the coding sequence GTGAATCAGTGTAAATATAATTTTTTTCAATCTTCTATTGGTAAAAAAGTAGTTATGGCAACTACAGGTATTTTTCTTATGATTTTTTTATTATTACATTTAAGTGTTAATATTTTTCTTTTTTCAGGAGAAAAATCTTTTAATGAAGCTGTTGATTTTATGAGAAAAAATTTATTTATTCGTATCATGGAATATGTTCTTTTTATAGGTTTTTTAATTCATATTTTATTTGGAATTAAATTACATTTACAAAATAAAAAAGTAAAAGGAAAAATAAATTATGCCGTAAATTATTATTTTACTACTTCATTTAGCAGTAGAACAATGATATATACTGGAATTTTGATTTTATGTTTTTTAATTTTACATATTATAAATTTCATGATTCCTATGAAATATTCCAATAATAATCATATTTCAGATTATGAAATAGTTATTTCTTTGTTTAAAAATCCTTTATATACATTTATATATGTATTTTCTTTCTTTATTTTAGGAATTCATTTGAATCATGGATTTCAATCTTCTTTTCAATCTTTAGGATTATCTAATAAAAATAGATTAATTTGGATACAAAAATTGGGTTTTTTTTATTTTTTATTCATTTGTTGTGGATTTTCTATTATTGCTATTTGGTTTTTTTTCAATGGTAATTAA
- a CDS encoding cysteine desulfurase family protein, which translates to MKRAYLDNAATTPIRNEVIKVMKNALKHSFGNPSSIQYSYGRESRSIIEESRIKIAKNIIASPYEIIFTSGGTEANNLVLRSSILDLGVQHIITSQLEHYSVLQTVLYLSYKYHVYVNFVQIKEKGILNLNHMEDILKKNSSKKTLVSLMYANNEIGNLLEVDKVIFLCKKYNAYFHSDTIQIIGNIPINMEKLSFDFVTASAHKFYGPKGIGFVFIRNHILKKIKYFMTGGFQEYGIRSGTENTYGIVGLSKALQLSYSNFSHHIEKIKNLKFYCISELNKIIPNIIFNGLSSHFDKSIPSILNFLYPTKKKYHLLYFHLDLMGVAVSKGSSCNNDMKKVSHVIKAITNKNLLNKMMPIRISFGIFNEKKDIDILIEALQKIRKKKNCL; encoded by the coding sequence ATGAAAAGAGCATATTTAGATAATGCAGCTACAACTCCTATAAGAAATGAAGTAATTAAAGTTATGAAAAATGCATTAAAACACTCATTTGGAAATCCTTCATCTATTCAATATAGTTATGGAAGAGAATCACGTTCTATAATAGAAGAATCTAGAATAAAAATAGCAAAAAATATAATAGCATCTCCTTATGAAATTATTTTTACTTCTGGAGGAACTGAAGCAAATAATCTTGTATTAAGATCTTCTATATTAGATTTAGGAGTTCAACATATTATAACTTCTCAATTAGAACATTATTCTGTTTTACAAACTGTTTTATATTTATCTTATAAATATCATGTTTATGTAAATTTTGTTCAAATTAAAGAAAAAGGAATATTAAATTTAAATCATATGGAAGATATTTTGAAAAAAAATTCTTCTAAAAAAACACTTGTAAGTTTAATGTATGCAAATAATGAGATTGGAAATTTATTAGAAGTAGATAAAGTTATTTTTTTATGTAAAAAATATAATGCTTATTTTCATTCAGATACAATTCAAATTATAGGTAATATTCCTATTAATATGGAAAAATTATCTTTTGATTTTGTAACGGCAAGTGCTCATAAATTTTATGGTCCAAAAGGAATAGGTTTTGTTTTTATTAGAAATCATATTTTAAAAAAAATAAAATATTTTATGACTGGAGGATTTCAAGAATATGGTATTCGTTCTGGAACAGAAAATACATATGGAATAGTAGGATTGTCTAAAGCTTTACAATTATCTTATTCTAATTTTTCACATCATATAGAAAAAATAAAAAATTTAAAATTTTATTGTATATCAGAATTGAATAAAATTATTCCAAATATTATTTTTAATGGATTATCATCCCACTTTGATAAAAGTATTCCTTCTATATTAAATTTTTTATATCCAACAAAAAAAAAATATCATTTATTATATTTTCATTTAGATTTAATGGGAGTAGCAGTATCCAAAGGAAGTTCTTGTAATAATGATATGAAAAAAGTATCTCACGTTATTAAAGCTATAACAAATAAAAATTTGTTAAATAAAATGATGCCTATTAGAATTTCTTTTGGAATTTTTAATGAAAAAAAAGATATAGATATCTTAATAGAAGCTTTACAAAAAATTAGAAAAAAAAAAAATTGTTTATAG
- the rny gene encoding ribonuclease Y: MKINVGFLVLMGFVIGIIASYFFGKKTILKKYIQLLEKANFQAKKIRKNAEKEGESIKKKKMLQAKEKFIELKLKHEKDVHFREKKIIDIENQIKEKENRLSKEIEIYFKRNNRLETQISDYEKKYKILKKKQEEFKNMHIKQVELLEKISNYSSEEAKNELIEILKNEAKIKAQSYIQNIIEESQLTAKIEAKKIIIQAIQRIGTEQSVENAVSVFNIESDDVKGRIIGREGRNIRALEKATGVEIIVDDTPEAILLSCFNPIRREVARLSLHKLVIDGRIHPAKIEEIVAKTEKQIEEEIIEIGKKNIIDLGIHGIHPELIKIIGRMKYRSSYGQNLLQHSREVAHLSGILASELGLNAKLAKRAGLLHDIGKVPESESELPHAILGMQWSEKYGENMEVCNAVGSHHDEIDMKFLISPIVQISDSISGARPGVRRNSFESYLKRLKNLENIAFSFDGVNKAFAIQAGRELRVLVESDKIDDKKAFQLSCDITEKIKNEMTYPGQIKVTVIRETRAIQIAR, from the coding sequence ATGAAAATAAATGTTGGATTTTTGGTCCTAATGGGGTTTGTGATTGGAATTATTGCATCTTATTTTTTTGGAAAAAAAACCATATTAAAAAAATATATTCAATTATTAGAAAAAGCTAATTTTCAAGCTAAAAAAATTAGAAAGAATGCAGAAAAAGAAGGTGAATCTATAAAAAAAAAGAAAATGCTTCAAGCAAAAGAAAAATTTATAGAACTTAAATTAAAACATGAAAAAGATGTTCATTTTAGAGAAAAAAAAATTATCGATATAGAAAATCAAATAAAAGAAAAAGAAAATAGATTATCTAAAGAAATAGAAATTTATTTTAAAAGAAATAATCGTTTAGAAACACAAATTTCTGATTATGAAAAAAAATATAAAATTCTTAAAAAGAAACAAGAAGAATTTAAAAATATGCATATTAAACAAGTAGAATTACTTGAAAAAATATCAAATTATTCTTCTGAAGAAGCTAAAAATGAACTCATTGAAATTCTTAAAAATGAAGCAAAAATAAAAGCTCAATCTTATATTCAAAATATTATAGAAGAATCCCAATTAACTGCAAAAATAGAAGCTAAAAAAATTATTATTCAAGCAATTCAAAGAATTGGAACAGAACAATCCGTAGAAAATGCAGTATCTGTTTTTAATATAGAATCAGATGATGTAAAAGGACGTATTATTGGAAGAGAAGGAAGAAATATAAGAGCTTTAGAAAAAGCAACAGGAGTAGAAATTATTGTAGACGATACTCCAGAAGCTATTCTTTTATCTTGTTTTAATCCTATACGAAGAGAAGTTGCAAGATTATCTCTTCATAAATTAGTAATTGATGGACGTATACATCCTGCAAAAATTGAAGAAATCGTAGCAAAAACAGAAAAACAAATTGAAGAAGAAATAATAGAAATAGGAAAAAAAAATATAATTGATTTAGGTATTCATGGAATACATCCAGAATTAATTAAAATAATAGGAAGAATGAAATATCGTTCTTCTTATGGACAAAATTTATTACAACATTCTAGAGAAGTAGCACATTTATCAGGAATATTAGCTTCCGAATTAGGTTTAAATGCAAAATTAGCAAAACGTGCAGGATTACTTCATGATATAGGAAAAGTTCCTGAAAGTGAATCAGAACTACCTCATGCTATTTTAGGAATGCAATGGTCGGAAAAATATGGAGAAAATATGGAAGTTTGCAATGCAGTAGGATCTCACCATGATGAAATTGATATGAAATTTCTAATATCTCCTATTGTACAAATTTCAGATTCTATTAGTGGAGCAAGACCTGGAGTAAGAAGAAATTCTTTCGAATCCTATTTAAAAAGATTAAAAAATTTAGAAAATATAGCTTTTAGTTTTGATGGAGTTAATAAAGCTTTTGCTATACAAGCAGGAAGAGAATTACGTGTTTTAGTAGAGAGCGATAAAATTGATGATAAAAAAGCTTTTCAATTATCTTGTGATATAACAGAAAAAATAAAAAATGAAATGACTTATCCTGGTCAAATAAAAGTAACAGTGATTAGAGAAACTAGAGCCATCCAAATAGCTAGATAA